The proteins below are encoded in one region of Lactuca sativa cultivar Salinas chromosome 3, Lsat_Salinas_v11, whole genome shotgun sequence:
- the LOC111913672 gene encoding uncharacterized protein LOC111913672, with protein sequence MRVFMTAQGVWDAVEPRTANTLVEAKKDNMALAAIYQGIPEDLLMKLAEKKTAREAWDALKIMFVGVDRVKVARIQTLKAELEAMCMKETESIDDYIGKVVNIVSTLCTLGDKVEESHIVKKLLRVVSPKFLQIASTLEQFGDLETMSVEEVIRRLKAYEERMKGAGDSDDRKLLLTHKEWSERSKRKQEGDPKQKSSRGGFRGSRGGRGRGRGRNGGGRGGRGRSGSYHQKEGGQIASGSRDKSEIQCYNCQEFGDYAAECKNQRKE encoded by the coding sequence ATGCGGGTCTTTATGACGGCCCAAGGTGTTTGGGATGCTGTAGAACCCAGGACCGCCAATACTCTTGTCGAAGCAAAGAAAGATAACATGGCCTTGGCTGCAATCTATCAGGGAATACCTGAAGATTTGCTCATGAAATTGGCGGAGAAGAAGACGGCCAGAGAAGCGTGGGATGCTCTCAAAATCATGTTTGTTGGGGTAGATAGAGTGAAAGTTGCCAGGATCCAAACATTGAAGGCTGAGCTTGAAGCAATGTGCATGAAAGAGACGGAGAGTATTGATGACTACATAGGAAAAGTAGTCAACATAGTAAGCACTTTATGTACCCTGGGGGATAAGGTAGAAGAATCTCACATAGTGAAGAAACTACTAAGGGTTGTGTCACCAAAATTTCTTCAGATTGCATCAACACTTGAGCAGTTTGGAGATTTGGAAACAATGTCCGTTGAAGAGGTGATCAGAAGACTCAAGGCCTATGAAGAACGTATGAAGGGTGCAGGTGATAGTGATGATCGAAAGCTCCTACTAACTCACAAGGAATGGTCTGAAAGAAGCAAAAGGAAACAAGAGGGTGATCCAAAACAAAAATCAAGCCGGGGTGGATTCAGAGGTTCACGTGGTGGTCGTGGCAGGGGCAGAGGAAGAAACGGCGGCGGTCGAGGTGGTCGTGGCAGAAGTGGGTCATACCACCAGAAAGAGGGAGGTCAAATCGCTTCGGGCAGTCGTGATAAAAGTGAGATTCAATGTTACAACTGCCAGGAGTTTGGAGATTATGCTGCTGAGTGCAAAAATCAAAGGAAGGAATGA